A stretch of the Thermincola ferriacetica genome encodes the following:
- a CDS encoding histidine triad nucleotide-binding protein, with protein MEDCIFCKIVRKEIPSQVVYEDDRVLAFKDINPLAPVHILIIPKEHLTNVLDIHEDNVDLIGHIHLVANKIARDTGIAEKGFRIVTNCNKEGGQIIFHLHYHLIGGEELRNFA; from the coding sequence ATGGAGGACTGTATTTTTTGTAAAATAGTCAGGAAAGAGATTCCCAGTCAGGTAGTTTATGAAGACGACCGGGTGCTGGCTTTTAAAGATATCAATCCCTTGGCTCCCGTGCATATCCTGATAATTCCCAAGGAACATCTAACAAACGTGCTGGATATACATGAGGATAATGTCGATTTGATCGGACATATCCACCTGGTAGCCAATAAGATTGCCCGCGATACAGGTATAGCGGAGAAAGGTTTTAGGATTGTAACCAACTGCAACAAAGAGGGTGGGCAGATTATTTTCCACCTCCACTATCACCTTATCGGCGGCGAAGAACTGCGTAACTTCGCTTAG